Proteins co-encoded in one Myotis daubentonii chromosome 8, mMyoDau2.1, whole genome shotgun sequence genomic window:
- the PIGT gene encoding GPI transamidase component PIG-T has product MAAAVRLPVLVLLLLGPGGRGRAEPPRDSLREELVITPLPSGDVAATFQFRTRWDSELQREEVSHYRLFPKALGQLIAKYSLRELHLSLTQGFWRTRYWGPPFLQAPSGAELWVWFQDTVTDVDTSWKELSNVLSGIFCASLNFIDSTNTVTPTASFKPLGLANDTDHYFLRYAVLPREVVCTENLTPWKKLLPCSSKAGLSMLLKADRLFHSSYHSQAVHIRPICRNARCTSISWELRQTLSVVFDAFVTGQGKKDWSLFRMFSRTLTEPCPLASESRVYVDITSYGQDNETLEVNPPPLTTYQDVILGTRKTYAVYDLLDTAVINSSRNLNLQLKWKRPPENEAPPVPFLHAQRYVSGYGLQSGELSTLLYNTHPYRAFPVLLLDIVPWYLRLYVHTLTITSKGKENKPSYIHYQPAQDRLQPHLLEMLIQLPASSVTKVSIQFERALLKWTEYTPDPNHGFYVSPSVLSALVPSVVAAKPVDWEKSPLFSSLFPVSDSSSYFMRLYTEPLLVSLPTPDFSMPYNVICLTCTVVAVCYGSFYNLLTRTFHVEEPRTGGLAKRLANLIRRARGVPPL; this is encoded by the exons ATGGCGGCGGCAGTGCGGCTCCCggtgctggtgctgctgctcCTGGGGCCGGGCGGCCGGGGCCGTGCAGAGCCCCCACGCGACAGCCTGCGGGAGGAGCTCGTCATCACCCCGCTGCCTTCTGGAGACGTAGCCGCCACATTCCAGTTCCGCACGCGCTGGGATTCGGAGCTGCAGCGCGAAGAAG TTTCTCATTATAGGCTCTTCCCCAAAGCCCTGGGGCAGTTGATCGCCAAGTATTCTCTCCGGGAGCTGCACCTGTCGCTCACTCAAGGCTTTTGGAGGACTCGGTACTGGGGGCCACCCTTCCTGCAGGCCCCATCGGGTGCCGAGCTCTGGGTCTGGTTCCAAGACACCGTCACTGA TGTAGATACATCTTGGAAGGAACTCAGTAACGTCCTCTCAGGGATCTTCTGCGCCTCTCTGAACTTCATCGACTCCACCAACACGGTCACCCCCACTGCCTCCTTCAAACCCCTGGGGCTGGCCAATG ACACTGATCACTATTTCCTACGCTATGCCGTGCTGCCGCGGGAGGTTGTCTGCACCGAGAACCTCACCCCCTGGAAGAAGCTCTTGCCCTGTAGTTCCAAG gcaggcctcTCTATGCTGCTGAAGGCTGATCGCTTGTTCCACTCGAGCTACCACTCCCAGGCAGTGCATATCCGCCCTATTTGCAGA AATGCTCGGTGTACCAGCATCTCCTGGGAGCTGAGGCAGACTCTTTCCGTTGTATTTGATGCCTTTGTCACGGGGCAGGGGAAGAAAG ACTGGTCCCTCTTCCGGATGTTCTCCCGAACCCTCACagagccctgccccctggcttcAGAGAGCCGAGTCTACGTGGACATCACCAGCTACGGCCAG GACAATGAGACATTGGAGGTGAACCCGCCTCCCCTCACCACGTACCAGGATGTCATCCTGGGCACCCGGAAGACCTATGCTGTCTACGACTTGCTCGACACGGCCGTGATCAACAGCTCCCGCAACCTCAACCTCCAGCTCAAGTGGAAGAGACCCCCGGAGAatg AGGCCCCGCCAGTGCCCTTCCTGCACGCCCAGCGGTACGTGAGTGGCTACGGGCTGCAGAGCGGGGAGCTGAGCACGCTGCTGTACAACACCCACCCGTACCGGGCCTTCCCCGTGCTGCTCCTGGACATCGTGCCCTGGTACCTGCGGCTGTATGTGCACACCCTTACCATCACCTCCAAGGGCAAGGAGAACAAGCCAA GTTACATCCACTACCAGCCTGCCCAGGACCGGCTGCAGCCCCACCTCCTGGAGATGCTCATTCAGCTGCCGGCCAGCTCGGTCACCAAGGTCTCCATCCAGTTTGAGCGGGCGCTGCTCAAGTGGACGGAGTACACCCCGGACCCCAACCATGGCTTCTACGTCAG CCCGTCTGTCCTCAGTGCCCTCGTGCCCAGCGTGGTGGCGGCCAAGCCCGTGGACTGGGAAAAGAGTCCCCTCTTCAGCAGCCT GTTCCCAGTCTCCGACAGTTCTAGCTACTTCATGCGGCTCTACACGGAGCCGCTCCTGGTGAGCCTGCCAACGCCGGACTTCAGCATGCCCTACAACGTCATCTGCCTCACGTGCACGGTGGTGGCCGTGTGCTACGGCTCCTTCTACAACCTCCTCACCCGGACCTTCCACGTCGAGGAGCCCAGAACGGGCGGCCTGGCCAAGAGGCTGGCTAACCTTATCCGGCGTGCCCGCGGCGTCCCCCCGCTCTGA